The Manis javanica isolate MJ-LG chromosome 6, MJ_LKY, whole genome shotgun sequence genome contains a region encoding:
- the LOC140850145 gene encoding olfactory receptor 4P4-like, with protein MGNKNNITEFILLGLSQKKEMEVLCFLLFLFCYIAIFIGNLVVMISIMCSQLINQPMYYFLTYLSLSDLCYTSTVTPKLITDLLAEKKTISYNGCMTQLFTMHFFGGIEVFILTGMAYDRYVAICKPLHYTVIMSRQRCDILIAASCAGGFLHSFGQFILAIFLPYFGPNVIDHYFCDVYPLLKLACMDTRRIGLLVIANSGVMGLVTFVVLLVSYAVILHTVRSYSAENRRKALSTCSSHITVVVLLFAPLLFIYIRPAITLPEDRVFALFYTIIAPMLNPLIYTLRNMEMKNAMKTLWCRVPK; from the coding sequence ATGGGAAATAAGAATAACATCACAGAATTTATTCTTTTAGGACTTTCTCAGAAAAAGGAGATGGAAGTTCTCTGTTTTTTACTGTTCTTATTTTGTTACATAGCGATTTTCATTGGAAACCTGGTTGTCATGATTTCAATCATGTGCAGTCAACTTATTAACCAGCCTATGTATTACTTCCTGACTTACCTCTCACTCTCAGACCTTTGCTACACTTCTACTGTGACCCCAAAATTAATCACTGACTTGCTGGCAGAAAAGAAGACCATTTCCTACAATGGCTGCATGACACAGCTCTTTACCATGCACTTCTTTGGGGGCATAGAGGTCTTCATCCTCACAgggatggcctatgaccgctacgtggccatctgcaagcccctGCACTACACAGTCATCATGAGCAGGCAGAGGTGTGACATCCTGATTGCCGCTTCCTGTGCTGGAGGATTCCTCCATTCCTTTGGTCAGTTTATTCTTGCCATCTTTTTACCCTACTTTGGCCCCAATGTGATAGACCACTACTTCTGCGATGTGTATCCTTTGCTGAAACTAGCCTGCATGGACACAAGGAGAATCGGTCTCCTGGTCATTGCCAATTCGGGTGTGATGGGTCTGGTGACTTTTGTGGTCTTGCTGGTATCCTATGCTGTGATCCTGCATACAGTCAGGTCCTACTCTGCAGAGAATCGCCGCAAAGCTCTTTCTACGTGCAGTTCCCACATCACTGTGGTGGTCCTTCTTTTTGCTCCTTTACTCTTTATTTATATTAGGCCAGCCATTACTCTCCCAGAAGACAGAGTGTTTGCTCTTTTCTACACCATCATTGCTCCTATGCTCAACCCTCTGATTTACACACTCAGGAACATGGAGATGAAGAACGCCATGAAGACACTGTGGTGCCGTGTACCAAAgtaa